In the Enterobacter cloacae subsp. cloacae ATCC 13047 genome, ATGGACGTGGCGCAGGACGATTTTGTGCAGCCGAAGGCGGTGCGGGATAAGTTCCTCATCGCCCTGGCCGTGCTGTCGCTATCACTGCTGTTTGCGGTAACCCACATTCAACAAATTGTGCACCTGTAGGCCGGGTAAGGCGCAGCCGCCACCCGGCATAATTACTTCCCTTTCGCCAGATACTTCGCCATCTCGTCTTCCGGCACCATGCCGCCGCCGGTCGCCCACACGAGATGGGTGACGTTGGCATCAGCCTGAACACGCAGCGGCCCGGCCATGCCCGCCAGCGCCGATGGCTCCAGACGAATCCCTTCCTCCTGCGCCAGCCAGCCGAGCATGTCGTACATGCTTTGATCGGAAAGGGTATAGAACCCGTCGAGCAGACGTTCCATCGCGCGGCCGACGAAGCCCGACGCGCGTCCGACCGCCAGCCCGTCCGCTGCCGTCACGTTGTCGATACCCAGATCCTGCACGGCAATCTCATCGTGCAGGCCGGTATAAACTCCCAGCAGCATGCACGGGGAGTGCGTGGGCTCGGCAAAGAAGCAGTGAACGTTGTCGCCAAACGCCAGCTTCAGACCAAACGCCACACCGCCAGGCCCCCCGCCAACGCCGCACGGCAGATAGACATACAGCGGGTGCTCTGCATCCACCACACGGCCCTGTTCGGCAAACTGCGCCTTCAGGCGCTCGCCGGCAACGGCATAGCCCAGGAACAGGGTGCGAGAGTTTTCATCGTCGATAAAGAAGCAGTTCGGGTCGTTTTCCGCCGCTTTTCGCCCTTGTTCCACAGCCACGCCATAATCCTGCTCATATTCCACGACGGTAACGCCATGGCTGCGCAGTTTGGCTTTCTTCCACTCGCGGGCGTCGGCGGACATATGTACCGTCACCTTAAAGCCGATGCGTGCGCTCATGATGCCGATGGACATTCCCAGGTTGCCGGTTGAACCCACCGCAATGCTGTACTGGCTAAAGAAGTCTTTAAAGCGCGGTTCCAGCAGGATGCTGTAGTCATCTTCAGTGCTCAGCAATCCCGCTTCCAGCGCCAGTTTTTCCGCGTGGGTCAGCACCTCGTAGATGCCGCCGCGCGCTTTAATCGAGCCGGAGATGGGCAGATGACTGTCTTTTTTCAGCAGCAGCGTTCCGGGAAGAGCCTTGCCAGATTCTCTCTCCAGCCGTTTTTTCATGGCCGGAATAGCAACCAGCTCAGATTCGATAATCCCGCCCGTTGCCGCGGTTTCCGGGAAGGCTTTCGCCAGATACGGCGCGAAGCGGTTGAGGCGCGCATGCGCGTCGTCCACGTCGGCTTTGGTCAGCCCGACATAGGGCAACCCTTCTGCAAGCGAAGTGGTTCGCGGGTTAAGCCACGTGGTCTCTTTCAGAGCCATCAGATCCTCAACCAGAGGAAATTGTGCGGTTAAAGCAGTGATAGTTGCGTTTTCCATAATACGTCTCGTCGCGCTCAGATAATGAAAGAAAGCAGGAATGTGCCGCCAAGTGCAAGCACCGAGGCGATAAACGTCGCCGTCGTATAGTATTTGAAGGTCTCATTCAGGGTCGCGCCGCAGTATTGCTTGACCAGCCAGAAGAGCGAATCGGTCACGATCGTGCAGCCAATAGCGCCGGAACCGATGGCAATGGTGATGATCTCCGGGCTTACATTCGGGTAGAGCGGCAGCATCGGCGCGAGAAACGGGTGAAACTTCAGTTTTACGATGGTTAAAACAATCAACACAATGCTGACAAGCAGCGTTACCACAACCCAGACCGGCGATCCCATATCTCACCTCACCCTTATGTCATCTGTGGGTATTGGACGAAAAAACGGCGTGAGCTGACAAACGATAAAAATTGCCGTTCAGGTGAGCCAGATTGGATCAACTGAGTGACTGAACTCAAAAAAGCGCACTTATTTCGCTGTTGGTTCACATAAATTCATGCCTGGGCGGTATGCTGGGCGCAGAAATAACGTGTGAGAATTGTGATGACCGATGCGAATGAAGTCAGAAACCGGCTGCTAAATGGCTGGCAACTGTCAAAAATGTACACTTTTGAAGTGGCTGCCCGGCATGAATCCTTTGCGCTGGCGGCGGCGGAACTGTCGCTCAGCCCCAGCGCGGTGAGCCACCGCATTAACCTGCTGGAAGAGGAGCTGGGCATTCAGCTGTTTGTCCGCTCGCACCGTAAAGTTGAGCTAACGCTGGAAGGAAAGCGCGTTTACTGGACCCTAAAATCATCCCTCGACACCCTGAATCAGGAGATCCTGGATATTAAAAACCAGGCGCTGTCCGGTACGCTGACGGTGTATTCCCGGCCGTCAATCGCCCAGTGCTGGCTCGTCCCCATGCTGGGGGATTTTACCCGCCGTTATCCGTCGATATCTCTCACCATTCTCACCGGCAATGAGTACGTCAATATGCAGCGAACCGGCATCGATCTGGCCATCTATTTCGACGATACGCCGCCAAACTACCTTTCTCATCATTTCTTGATGGACGAGGAGATTTTGCCCGTCTGCTCGCCCGCATATGCCCGCGAGCATGCGCTGTTGAAAAACCCCGATAACCTCAGCCACTGCACGTTACTGCACGACCGTCAGGCCTGGAGTAATGATTCCGGTACGGATGAGTGGCTCAGCTGGGCGCAGCATTTTGCGATGAATATGCCGTCATCATCGGGTATTGGCTTCGATCGTTCCGATTTAGCGATAGTGGCAGCCATGAATCATGTGGGCGTGGCGATGGGGAGAAAGCGGCTGGTGCAAAAGCGCCTTGAGCGGGGCGAGCTTATCGCCCCGTTTGGCAACAAGACCCTCAAATGCCATCAGCACTATTACATCT is a window encoding:
- the dsdA gene encoding D-serine ammonia-lyase, whose amino-acid sequence is MENATITALTAQFPLVEDLMALKETTWLNPRTTSLAEGLPYVGLTKADVDDAHARLNRFAPYLAKAFPETAATGGIIESELVAIPAMKKRLERESGKALPGTLLLKKDSHLPISGSIKARGGIYEVLTHAEKLALEAGLLSTEDDYSILLEPRFKDFFSQYSIAVGSTGNLGMSIGIMSARIGFKVTVHMSADAREWKKAKLRSHGVTVVEYEQDYGVAVEQGRKAAENDPNCFFIDDENSRTLFLGYAVAGERLKAQFAEQGRVVDAEHPLYVYLPCGVGGGPGGVAFGLKLAFGDNVHCFFAEPTHSPCMLLGVYTGLHDEIAVQDLGIDNVTAADGLAVGRASGFVGRAMERLLDGFYTLSDQSMYDMLGWLAQEEGIRLEPSALAGMAGPLRVQADANVTHLVWATGGGMVPEDEMAKYLAKGK
- the dsdC gene encoding DNA-binding transcriptional regulator DsdC, translating into MTDANEVRNRLLNGWQLSKMYTFEVAARHESFALAAAELSLSPSAVSHRINLLEEELGIQLFVRSHRKVELTLEGKRVYWTLKSSLDTLNQEILDIKNQALSGTLTVYSRPSIAQCWLVPMLGDFTRRYPSISLTILTGNEYVNMQRTGIDLAIYFDDTPPNYLSHHFLMDEEILPVCSPAYAREHALLKNPDNLSHCTLLHDRQAWSNDSGTDEWLSWAQHFAMNMPSSSGIGFDRSDLAIVAAMNHVGVAMGRKRLVQKRLERGELIAPFGNKTLKCHQHYYISTLPGRQWPKIDAFIGWLRELAG